A genomic stretch from Bosea sp. F3-2 includes:
- a CDS encoding type 1 glutamine amidotransferase domain-containing protein, whose translation MPSAIQGQKPVLFVLTSHGEKGEGGEPTGFFLGEVTHPLAVLEAAGIPVEFASIEGGEPPVDGLDLKDATNARYWNDEGFRNSIRQTLRLADADPKRYSAIFFAGGHGAMWDFPTSPAVNSVTSAIFEAGGVVAAVCHGPAALVNVSLSNGAHLVAGKNVAAFTDDEERAVKLDKVVPFLLASTLTERGAYHHAAPDWTAKVIVDGRLVTGQNPQSATGVGEALRDLLTAN comes from the coding sequence ATGCCTAGTGCAATTCAGGGACAAAAACCTGTCCTGTTTGTCCTAACCAGTCACGGCGAAAAGGGAGAAGGCGGCGAGCCGACCGGCTTCTTCCTCGGCGAAGTTACACATCCTCTGGCAGTCCTCGAGGCAGCTGGTATTCCTGTGGAATTCGCTTCTATCGAAGGCGGTGAGCCACCGGTCGATGGCCTCGATCTGAAGGACGCGACCAACGCGCGTTACTGGAACGACGAAGGCTTCCGCAACAGCATTCGCCAGACATTGCGCCTCGCCGATGCAGATCCGAAACGTTACTCCGCAATCTTCTTTGCCGGCGGCCATGGCGCGATGTGGGATTTCCCGACGAGCCCGGCTGTCAACAGCGTCACCAGCGCCATTTTCGAGGCCGGCGGTGTCGTTGCCGCCGTCTGCCACGGCCCAGCCGCGCTGGTAAATGTCTCGCTCAGCAACGGAGCGCATCTTGTCGCCGGCAAGAATGTCGCAGCCTTCACCGACGACGAGGAGCGCGCGGTCAAGCTCGATAAGGTCGTGCCTTTCCTGCTTGCCAGCACGCTTACCGAGCGCGGTGCGTATCACCACGCGGCTCCCGACTGGACTGCCAAGGTGATTGTCGACGGCAGGCTGGTTACCGGCCAGAATCCGCAATCGGCGACCGGTGTGGGTGAGGCCCTCCGCGACCTCCTGACCGCCAACTAA
- a CDS encoding type 1 glutamine amidotransferase domain-containing protein, producing the protein MKPFHIAAAAALALSLSTASAYAGNVLVVLSDSDHLDLKDGKVLETGFYLNELMQPVKALLDANHRITFATPNGMAPTLDKSSVDKMHFGGDEAAMRESSALLDKLKLTSKSDSPVVSLARVEQIGYDNFDAVYVPGGHAPMQDLLVSPELGRLLADFHNKGKTTALACHGPIALLSAMPDAQVFVRGLETNGSAKARNWIYAGYRMTVISNQEEDIAKGQLNGGEMKFYPQTALHDAGAKYQSNTVPYTSYVVTDRELITGQNPASAPDVAKELLRRLK; encoded by the coding sequence ATGAAACCATTCCATATCGCCGCCGCCGCCGCGCTGGCGCTCAGCCTCAGCACTGCCAGCGCCTACGCTGGGAATGTTTTGGTCGTCCTCTCGGACTCCGATCACCTCGACCTGAAGGACGGCAAAGTCCTCGAAACCGGCTTCTACCTCAATGAACTGATGCAGCCGGTAAAGGCGCTGCTTGATGCCAACCATCGGATCACTTTTGCCACTCCCAACGGCATGGCGCCGACGTTGGACAAGTCCTCGGTGGACAAGATGCATTTCGGCGGTGACGAAGCGGCGATGCGCGAGAGCAGCGCCCTACTCGACAAGCTCAAGCTCACATCAAAGAGCGATTCACCGGTTGTCAGCCTCGCCCGGGTCGAGCAGATCGGCTACGACAATTTCGACGCGGTTTATGTCCCCGGTGGTCACGCACCGATGCAGGACCTGCTGGTCAGTCCGGAACTGGGAAGGCTTCTCGCTGACTTCCACAACAAGGGCAAGACCACGGCTCTGGCCTGCCATGGCCCCATCGCGTTGCTTTCGGCCATGCCGGACGCCCAAGTTTTTGTCCGTGGACTTGAGACCAACGGTTCGGCAAAGGCGCGGAATTGGATCTATGCCGGCTACCGGATGACGGTGATCAGCAACCAGGAAGAAGACATCGCGAAGGGCCAGCTCAACGGCGGCGAGATGAAGTTCTACCCGCAGACAGCGCTTCATGATGCTGGTGCCAAGTACCAGAGCAACACCGTTCCCTACACTTCATACGTCGTCACCGACCGTGAATTGATCACCGGTCAAAATCCCGCCTCAGCCCCGGACGTCGCGAAAGAACTGTTGCGTCGCCTGAAGTAG
- a CDS encoding ABC transporter permease, which yields MLSMIAARLKTTIPSVIGVIIVTFLLTRVLPGDTAAYFAGPAASNEAIAEIRGKLGLDRPLPVQFVSYVTALVRGDLGTSLTTGQPVTADLAQRLPASAELTLFGLLISMAVALPLGVLAAVRQGSWIDHLCRIVATAGVSLPVFFTGLLLVYVFYFILGWAPAPLGRLDVFFSEPPRVTGFLLIDSLIAWDLEIFRAALSQLLLPALTLAIFSLAPITRMTRASMLAVLGADFVRTARASGLSGRKVIGTYAFRNAMLPVVTTLGMVFSFLLGANVLVEKVFAWPGVGSYAVEALLASDYAPIQGFVLTMAILYVALNLMIDILYGVIDPRVRLEG from the coding sequence ATGCTGAGCATGATCGCCGCCCGCCTGAAGACCACGATCCCTTCGGTGATCGGCGTCATCATCGTGACCTTCCTGCTGACGCGCGTGTTGCCCGGCGATACGGCCGCCTATTTCGCCGGCCCGGCCGCCTCGAACGAGGCGATCGCCGAGATCCGCGGCAAGCTCGGGCTCGACAGGCCGCTGCCGGTCCAGTTCGTCTCCTATGTCACGGCACTGGTGAGGGGCGATCTCGGCACCTCGCTGACGACGGGACAGCCGGTCACGGCCGACCTCGCGCAGCGCCTGCCGGCCTCGGCTGAGCTCACCTTGTTCGGCCTGCTGATCTCGATGGCGGTCGCGTTGCCGCTGGGTGTGCTGGCGGCGGTGCGGCAGGGTTCCTGGATCGACCATCTCTGCCGGATCGTCGCCACGGCCGGCGTCTCGCTGCCGGTTTTCTTCACCGGGCTGCTGCTGGTCTATGTCTTCTATTTCATCCTCGGCTGGGCTCCCGCGCCGCTCGGGCGGCTCGATGTCTTCTTCTCCGAGCCGCCACGCGTCACCGGCTTCCTGCTGATCGACAGCCTGATCGCGTGGGATCTCGAGATATTCCGGGCTGCGCTCTCTCAGCTTCTGCTGCCGGCGCTGACGCTCGCGATCTTCTCGCTGGCGCCGATCACCCGGATGACGCGCGCTTCGATGCTCGCCGTGCTCGGCGCCGATTTCGTGCGCACGGCCCGCGCCAGCGGCCTTTCCGGCCGCAAGGTCATCGGCACCTACGCCTTCCGCAACGCCATGCTGCCGGTCGTCACCACGCTCGGCATGGTCTTCTCCTTCCTGCTCGGTGCCAATGTGCTGGTCGAGAAGGTCTTCGCCTGGCCCGGCGTCGGCTCCTACGCGGTCGAGGCGTTGCTGGCCTCGGACTACGCGCCGATCCAGGGCTTCGTGCTGACGATGGCGATCCTCTACGTCGCGCTGAACCTGATGATCGACATTCTCTACGGTGTCATCGACCCCCGTGTCCGGCTGGAGGGCTAA
- a CDS encoding AtzE family amidohydrolase gives MSDAFVPAHEAARRIRDGEATAEEVVTAALARIARLDPQVNAFTDVTTERALEQARGTDLARSRGEPLGPLAGVPFAAKNLFDIAGLPTRAGSRINRERPPASRDAVLVERLGAAGAILLGGLNMGEYAYDFTGENAHDGPCRNPHDLARMAGGSSSGSGAATAAGFVPIALGSDTNGSIRVPGSLCGVFGLKPTYGRLPRTRSFPFCDSLDHLGPLARDVTDLALAYDLMQGPDAGDPACAQRPIEPTMPQLHAGVAGLRIAVASGYFATDGMPEAEAAVATVAKALGAKPGLDIAGAAIARAAAFLITNVESSSFHLPRLRERVDDFDPETRDRFLAGALLPAAWYVQAQRARRWFHDEMIGRFADVDLILAPATPCPAPLIGQKTLEVRGETLPLRPSLGLFTQPISCIGLPVVVVPVQGAGLPIGVQLIAPPWREDICLRAAYALQVMGVCRAAGSEEIESLP, from the coding sequence ATGAGCGACGCCTTTGTTCCGGCTCACGAGGCCGCGCGCCGCATTCGCGATGGCGAAGCCACGGCCGAGGAGGTGGTGACCGCGGCGCTCGCCCGCATCGCCAGGCTCGATCCACAGGTGAACGCCTTCACCGATGTCACGACGGAACGCGCCCTGGAGCAGGCGCGCGGAACCGATCTCGCGCGCTCGCGCGGAGAACCGCTCGGCCCGCTGGCGGGCGTGCCCTTCGCCGCCAAGAACCTGTTCGACATCGCCGGCCTGCCGACGCGGGCCGGCTCCAGGATCAACCGCGAGCGGCCGCCGGCCTCGCGCGACGCCGTGCTGGTCGAGCGCCTCGGCGCAGCCGGCGCGATCCTTCTCGGCGGCCTCAACATGGGCGAGTATGCCTATGACTTCACCGGCGAGAATGCCCATGACGGCCCCTGCCGGAACCCGCATGACCTTGCGCGGATGGCCGGTGGCTCCTCTTCCGGCTCAGGCGCTGCAACGGCCGCCGGTTTCGTGCCGATCGCGCTCGGCTCGGACACCAACGGCTCGATCCGCGTTCCCGGCTCCCTCTGTGGCGTCTTCGGGCTGAAGCCGACCTATGGGCGCCTGCCGCGCACGCGCTCCTTCCCCTTCTGCGACTCCCTCGACCATCTTGGACCGCTGGCGCGGGACGTGACCGACCTCGCTCTCGCTTATGATCTGATGCAGGGCCCCGATGCGGGTGATCCCGCCTGTGCGCAGCGGCCGATCGAGCCGACAATGCCGCAACTGCATGCTGGTGTCGCGGGGCTGCGCATCGCCGTGGCGAGTGGATATTTCGCGACCGACGGCATGCCGGAAGCCGAAGCTGCGGTCGCGACGGTCGCGAAGGCGCTCGGAGCCAAGCCCGGCCTCGACATCGCGGGCGCCGCGATCGCGCGCGCGGCGGCTTTCCTGATCACCAACGTGGAAAGCTCCAGTTTCCATTTGCCGCGCTTGCGGGAGCGCGTCGACGATTTCGACCCCGAGACGCGAGATCGTTTCCTGGCGGGCGCTCTGTTGCCGGCCGCGTGGTACGTCCAGGCCCAGCGTGCCCGTCGCTGGTTTCATGACGAGATGATAGGGCGCTTCGCCGATGTCGATCTCATCCTTGCGCCGGCTACGCCATGCCCCGCGCCGCTCATCGGCCAAAAGACCCTGGAGGTGAGGGGTGAAACCCTGCCGCTGCGCCCCAGCTTGGGGCTGTTCACGCAGCCGATCTCCTGCATCGGGTTGCCCGTCGTCGTCGTACCGGTTCAGGGGGCTGGGCTCCCGATCGGTGTCCAGCTCATCGCGCCGCCGTGGCGCGAGGATATTTGCCTGAGAGCCGCCTATGCACTGCAGGTCATGGGGGTTTGCCGCGCCGCTGGTTCAGAGGAGATCGAAAGCCTTCCCTGA
- a CDS encoding ABC transporter ATP-binding protein has product MSTPLLNVRNLTVEFATRRGTVQAVKAIDISVGKGETVAIVGESGSGKSVTSYAVVRILDRAGRVADGSIAFSGVDLVSATEAQMRDLRGREISMIFQNPRAALNPIRKVGKQIEDVLLQHVQATRATAREKAIEALEKVRIARAAERYDAYPFELSGGMCQRVVIALALACQPQLLIADEPTTGLDVTTQKAVMDLIVELTRERGMSTILITHDLGLAAAYCDKVVVMEKGRVVETASAAEIFRNPQHPYTRKLMQATPRIGMSLRDLLPNDQAKRAPSRPPAAPAAAKSRPASSGEAPLLVVENLIKEYPRPAKGSFLAKLRGKAEPEKPAFRAVDGIGFEVRRGETLGLVGESGCGKSTTSMMVNRLLDPTAGRIVFDGHDIGAIPAKQFAASLFRRRIQMVFQDPTDSLNPRFTAERAIVDPILRMGSIRGRAALRARCEELAQLVGLPVELIDRFPHQLSGGQKARVGIARAIALDPDLVILDEPTAALDVSVQAVVLNLLDELKQRLGMSYIFVSHDLNVVRLLCDRVIVMRGGQIIEQGTAEEVLGAPRAEYTKELLTAIPHPPT; this is encoded by the coding sequence ATGAGCACGCCTCTCCTCAACGTCCGGAACCTCACCGTCGAATTCGCCACCCGCCGCGGCACGGTGCAGGCGGTGAAGGCGATCGACATCAGCGTCGGCAAGGGCGAAACGGTCGCCATCGTCGGCGAATCCGGCTCCGGAAAATCCGTGACCTCCTATGCCGTGGTGCGCATCCTCGACCGTGCCGGCCGGGTGGCCGATGGCTCGATCGCATTTTCCGGCGTCGACCTCGTCTCTGCGACGGAGGCGCAGATGCGCGACCTGCGCGGGCGCGAAATCTCGATGATCTTCCAGAACCCGCGCGCCGCGCTGAACCCGATCCGCAAGGTCGGCAAGCAGATCGAGGACGTACTCCTCCAGCACGTCCAGGCGACGCGCGCGACCGCGCGGGAGAAGGCGATCGAGGCGCTGGAGAAGGTCAGGATCGCGCGCGCCGCCGAACGCTACGACGCCTATCCGTTCGAGCTCTCCGGCGGCATGTGCCAGCGCGTGGTCATCGCGCTGGCACTGGCCTGCCAGCCGCAGCTCCTGATCGCGGACGAGCCGACAACCGGCCTCGACGTCACCACCCAGAAGGCGGTGATGGACCTCATCGTCGAGCTGACGCGCGAGCGCGGTATGTCGACCATCCTGATTACCCACGATCTCGGCCTCGCCGCCGCCTATTGCGACAAGGTGGTGGTGATGGAGAAGGGCCGCGTCGTGGAGACGGCGAGCGCCGCCGAGATCTTCCGCAACCCGCAGCACCCCTATACGCGCAAGCTGATGCAGGCGACGCCCCGCATCGGGATGAGCCTGCGCGATCTCTTGCCGAACGATCAGGCGAAGCGCGCGCCCTCCAGGCCGCCGGCCGCGCCGGCCGCCGCGAAATCCCGGCCAGCCTCGTCCGGCGAAGCGCCTCTTCTCGTCGTCGAGAACCTGATCAAGGAATATCCGCGCCCGGCCAAGGGCAGCTTCCTCGCGAAGCTCCGCGGCAAGGCCGAGCCCGAAAAGCCGGCCTTCCGCGCCGTCGACGGCATCGGCTTCGAGGTCCGGCGCGGGGAAACGCTGGGGCTCGTCGGAGAATCCGGCTGCGGCAAATCGACGACGTCGATGATGGTCAACCGCCTCCTCGACCCGACAGCGGGACGCATCGTCTTCGACGGCCACGACATCGGCGCGATCCCGGCGAAGCAGTTCGCCGCATCGCTTTTCCGGCGGCGCATCCAGATGGTGTTCCAGGATCCGACCGACAGCCTCAATCCGCGCTTCACCGCCGAGCGGGCCATCGTCGATCCGATCCTGCGCATGGGGAGCATCCGGGGACGAGCGGCGCTCCGGGCCCGCTGCGAGGAACTCGCCCAGCTCGTCGGCCTGCCGGTCGAGCTGATCGACCGCTTCCCGCATCAGCTCTCCGGCGGGCAGAAGGCGCGCGTCGGCATCGCGCGGGCGATCGCGCTCGACCCCGATCTCGTCATCCTCGACGAGCCGACGGCGGCCCTCGACGTCTCGGTCCAGGCCGTCGTGCTCAACCTGCTGGACGAACTCAAGCAGCGGCTCGGCATGAGCTACATCTTCGTCTCGCACGATCTCAACGTCGTGCGCCTGCTGTGCGACCGGGTCATCGTCATGCGCGGCGGGCAGATCATCGAGCAGGGCACGGCTGAAGAGGTGCTCGGTGCTCCCAGGGCGGAGTATACGAAAGAGCTGCTGACGGCGATTCCGCACCCGCCGACGTAG
- the atzF gene encoding allophanate hydrolase gives MLSLTELLAAHRAGTRLLRETVAGCYVRWRAHGDPAMFIALRAEADVLAEAERLQAEGPRGRKLWGIPVAVKDNIDVAGLPTTAACPAFAYTPAQDASAVARLRAEGAIVIGKTNLDQFATGLNGTRSPYGTPRNALRADLVPGGSSSGSASAVAAGIVPVALGTDTAGSGRVPAGLQNIVGLKPSVGLVPSAGVVPACRTLDCVSVFALTVEDAWAVLEVMAGPDAADPFSRSLPLGRPGSAPPAIRIGVPGPAERDFAGDGLSEASYEAALDRAAALGAEIVPLDFAPFYEAARLLYDGPWVAERWLAIRDLFERAPEAILPVIRQVIAGGPLPDAAAAFAARYRLAELSLAAKATMKTVDMLMVPTAPRPATLAEMAADPIGANSMLGRYTNFVNLLDLAALAVPAALESDGTARGVTLIAPAGRDAALAGFGRALHAAAGLPLGATGLPMPAAPEWPAASSPGEIEIAVVGAHLSGMPLNGELTALGGSFVRTATTSADYRLYALPGGPPMRPGLVRVAAGGRPIAVEVWSLPPEGFGRFVAGIPAPLGIGTLALADGTRVKGFLCEAVATDDAQDVTDFGGWRAFVAAQAAQPAPA, from the coding sequence ATGCTGAGCTTGACCGAACTTCTGGCCGCGCATCGGGCGGGGACACGGCTTCTCCGCGAGACCGTGGCAGGCTGCTACGTCCGCTGGCGGGCGCATGGCGATCCGGCGATGTTCATCGCGCTGCGCGCGGAAGCCGATGTCCTCGCCGAGGCGGAGCGGCTGCAGGCGGAGGGGCCGCGGGGGCGCAAGCTCTGGGGCATCCCGGTGGCCGTGAAGGACAATATCGACGTCGCCGGCTTGCCGACCACCGCTGCCTGCCCGGCCTTCGCCTATACGCCGGCGCAGGATGCCAGCGCCGTCGCTCGGCTTCGGGCCGAGGGCGCTATCGTCATCGGCAAGACCAATCTCGACCAGTTCGCGACCGGGCTCAACGGCACGCGCTCGCCCTATGGGACGCCGCGCAACGCGCTGCGCGCCGATCTCGTGCCCGGCGGGTCAAGTTCCGGCTCGGCGAGCGCGGTCGCTGCCGGGATCGTGCCGGTCGCGCTCGGCACCGATACGGCGGGCTCGGGGCGCGTTCCGGCCGGCTTGCAGAACATCGTCGGGCTGAAGCCGAGCGTCGGGCTGGTGCCGAGCGCCGGCGTCGTGCCGGCATGCCGCACGCTCGATTGCGTCTCGGTCTTCGCCCTGACGGTCGAGGACGCCTGGGCCGTCCTCGAGGTCATGGCGGGACCCGATGCTGCCGACCCGTTCTCCCGGTCGCTGCCGCTCGGCCGGCCCGGCTCCGCGCCGCCTGCCATCCGCATCGGCGTGCCGGGACCTGCCGAGCGCGACTTCGCCGGCGACGGCCTGTCTGAGGCGAGCTACGAGGCGGCGCTGGACCGCGCGGCCGCGCTGGGCGCGGAGATCGTTCCGCTCGACTTCGCGCCCTTCTACGAAGCGGCGCGGCTGCTCTATGACGGTCCTTGGGTGGCCGAACGCTGGCTCGCCATCCGCGATCTCTTTGAGCGCGCTCCGGAGGCGATCCTGCCCGTGATCCGGCAGGTGATCGCCGGCGGACCGCTTCCGGATGCCGCCGCGGCTTTCGCCGCGCGCTATCGCCTGGCGGAGCTCTCGCTTGCTGCGAAGGCGACGATGAAGACCGTCGATATGCTGATGGTGCCGACGGCCCCGCGTCCGGCGACGCTGGCCGAGATGGCGGCCGACCCGATCGGCGCCAATTCCATGCTCGGCCGCTACACCAATTTCGTGAACCTGCTCGATCTCGCCGCGCTGGCGGTGCCGGCCGCCCTGGAGAGCGACGGAACGGCCAGGGGCGTCACGTTGATCGCGCCGGCAGGTCGGGATGCGGCGCTCGCCGGCTTCGGCCGGGCTCTCCACGCGGCTGCCGGCCTGCCGCTCGGCGCGACCGGCCTGCCGATGCCGGCTGCGCCGGAATGGCCGGCTGCATCTTCGCCCGGAGAGATCGAGATCGCGGTCGTCGGCGCCCATCTGTCCGGCATGCCGCTCAACGGCGAACTGACGGCGTTGGGCGGCAGTTTCGTCCGTACCGCGACGACCAGCGCCGATTACCGCCTCTACGCCTTGCCGGGCGGCCCGCCGATGCGGCCGGGCCTGGTGCGCGTCGCGGCCGGTGGCAGGCCGATCGCCGTCGAGGTCTGGTCGCTGCCGCCGGAGGGGTTCGGCCGCTTCGTCGCCGGCATCCCCGCGCCGCTGGGGATCGGCACGCTGGCGCTGGCCGACGGCACGCGGGTCAAGGGCTTCCTGTGCGAGGCGGTTGCGACGGACGATGCGCAGGACGTCACCGATTTCGGCGGCTGGCGGGCCTTCGTCGCCGCGCAGGCGGCTCAGCCCGCCCCGGCATAG
- the hpxZ gene encoding oxalurate catabolism protein HpxZ has protein sequence MKINDPAVLAEVEAAFAAYEKALTTNDVETLDRLFRNAPETLRYGVGENLYGYAEIAAFRAGRSPAGLMRMLERTWITTYGDDFATANTLFRRESMPGKVGRQSQSWVRFPEGWRVVAAHVSIIPE, from the coding sequence ATGAAGATCAACGATCCAGCCGTCCTTGCCGAAGTCGAAGCCGCCTTCGCCGCCTACGAGAAGGCGCTGACCACGAACGATGTCGAGACGCTCGACCGGCTGTTCAGGAACGCGCCGGAGACGCTGCGCTATGGCGTTGGCGAGAACCTCTACGGCTATGCCGAGATCGCGGCGTTCAGGGCAGGGCGCTCGCCCGCCGGATTGATGCGGATGCTGGAACGCACCTGGATCACCACCTATGGCGATGATTTCGCCACCGCCAACACGCTGTTCCGGCGCGAGAGCATGCCCGGCAAGGTCGGGCGCCAGAGCCAGAGCTGGGTTCGGTTCCCGGAAGGCTGGCGCGTCGTGGCCGCGCATGTCAGCATCATCCCCGAGTAG
- a CDS encoding DUF4089 domain-containing protein → MTTGSGSPGGFDPARHLEVMAPTLGLTIGEEQKPVVLQFLAIAHSMARIVDAAPLADDRLELAPNFRPGLPGDGR, encoded by the coding sequence ATGACGACGGGCAGCGGTTCGCCGGGCGGGTTCGATCCCGCCCGTCATCTCGAGGTGATGGCGCCGACGCTGGGCCTGACCATCGGCGAAGAGCAGAAGCCGGTCGTGCTGCAGTTCCTCGCCATCGCCCACAGCATGGCGCGGATCGTCGATGCGGCGCCGCTCGCGGACGACAGGCTGGAGCTGGCGCCGAATTTCCGTCCCGGCCTCCCGGGGGATGGCCGATGA
- a CDS encoding cysteine hydrolase, which translates to MGSLVVPARPSPFAFQPARTALLMIDMQRDFLEPGGFGEALGNDVSRLRAAIAPCRALLDMAREAGLFVIHTREGHRADLSDAPSAKLERSPPEKRIGACGPMGRILVRGEPGHDIVPELAPLPGEPVIDKPGKGAFYQTDLELMLRNRSIASLVVAGVTTEVCVHTTIREANDRGYRCLVPGDACASYFAEFHEVGLRMIAAQGGIFGSVTTSAEIRAAFMAAADRTEGTTA; encoded by the coding sequence ATGGGCAGCCTCGTCGTTCCGGCTCGTCCTTCACCCTTCGCGTTCCAGCCGGCGCGGACAGCGCTGCTCATGATCGACATGCAGCGGGATTTCCTCGAGCCCGGCGGCTTCGGCGAAGCGCTCGGCAACGACGTCTCGCGGTTGCGCGCCGCGATCGCTCCCTGCCGGGCGCTTCTCGACATGGCGCGAGAGGCCGGCCTCTTCGTCATCCACACGCGCGAGGGCCATCGCGCCGATCTTTCCGATGCGCCGTCCGCCAAGCTGGAGCGATCTCCTCCCGAGAAGCGCATCGGCGCCTGCGGCCCCATGGGCCGCATCCTGGTGCGTGGTGAGCCGGGCCACGACATCGTCCCGGAACTCGCGCCGCTCCCCGGCGAGCCCGTCATCGACAAGCCCGGCAAGGGCGCGTTCTACCAGACCGATCTCGAACTGATGCTGCGCAACCGCAGCATTGCGTCGCTGGTCGTCGCCGGTGTCACCACCGAGGTCTGCGTGCACACCACGATCCGCGAGGCGAACGACCGTGGCTATCGCTGCCTCGTGCCGGGCGATGCCTGCGCTTCCTATTTCGCCGAGTTTCACGAGGTCGGGCTGCGGATGATCGCGGCCCAGGGCGGCATCTTCGGCAGCGTCACGACCAGCGCCGAGATCCGAGCGGCCTTCATGGCCGCGGCAGATCGCACAGAGGGAACGACAGCATGA
- a CDS encoding ABC transporter permease, whose protein sequence is MNEVSKIEPAQLRFEAPPSTSLLAHARHIVAENPVTGFAFGLFALILLAAIFGPWLVPYDPLASNTNAALQGPSTAHWFGTDQLGRDIFSRVVAATRLDFSIAVTSVALVFLLGGLAGVMAGFFGGWVDTLVGRIADTIMAFPLFVLAMGIVAALGNSVTNIVIATAIINFPLYARVARAEANIRREAGFVQAARLSGNSEWRLLLTQIVPNIMPIMAVQMSLTMGYAILNAAGLSFIGLGVRPPTPEWGIMVAEGASFIVSGEWWVAFFPGLALMTAVFCFNLLGDGVRDLVDPQRRN, encoded by the coding sequence ATGAACGAGGTGAGCAAGATCGAGCCCGCCCAGTTGCGCTTCGAGGCGCCGCCCTCGACGTCGCTTCTCGCCCATGCCCGGCACATCGTCGCGGAAAACCCCGTCACCGGCTTCGCCTTCGGGCTGTTCGCGCTGATCCTGCTGGCGGCGATCTTCGGTCCCTGGCTCGTCCCCTATGATCCTCTGGCCTCGAATACCAACGCGGCCCTGCAGGGGCCGAGCACGGCCCACTGGTTCGGCACCGACCAGCTCGGCCGCGACATCTTCAGCCGCGTCGTCGCGGCGACGCGGCTCGACTTTTCGATCGCCGTCACCTCAGTCGCGCTCGTCTTCCTGCTCGGCGGGCTCGCCGGCGTCATGGCCGGCTTCTTCGGCGGCTGGGTCGACACGCTGGTCGGACGCATCGCCGATACGATCATGGCCTTCCCGCTCTTCGTGCTGGCGATGGGCATCGTCGCGGCGCTCGGCAACAGCGTGACCAACATCGTCATCGCCACTGCCATCATCAACTTCCCGCTCTATGCTCGCGTCGCCCGTGCCGAGGCCAATATCCGCCGCGAGGCAGGCTTCGTGCAGGCCGCTCGGCTCTCGGGCAATTCGGAATGGCGGCTGCTGCTGACGCAGATCGTGCCCAACATCATGCCGATCATGGCCGTGCAGATGTCGCTGACCATGGGCTACGCCATCCTGAACGCGGCGGGGCTGTCCTTCATCGGTCTCGGCGTCAGGCCGCCCACGCCGGAATGGGGCATCATGGTCGCCGAGGGAGCGAGCTTCATCGTCTCCGGCGAGTGGTGGGTCGCCTTCTTCCCAGGCTTGGCCCTGATGACCGCGGTGTTCTGTTTCAACCTGCTCGGGGACGGCGTGCGCGACCTCGTCGACCCGCAGCGGAGGAACTGA
- a CDS encoding GntR family transcriptional regulator, translated as MSASSPSSGGLLTRTENLRLQLADEIVSGLLAPGQALDEQELAKRFGVSRTPVREAIRQLSASGLVQVRPHRGAFVALPTRDQLHDMFEAMAELEALCAGFSARNMTTAERHMLDAIHQDLRGLVHEGDPLRYHERNEAFHGAIYVGAHNGYLAEMTVMTRNRVAPFRRAQFRTTGRLAESWREHDLVVQAILRGDRQAAAEAMRAHLGFVRDAFRSYAGAG; from the coding sequence ATGTCAGCATCATCCCCGAGTAGCGGCGGCTTGCTCACCCGCACCGAGAACCTGCGCCTGCAGCTTGCTGACGAGATCGTCTCGGGTCTGCTCGCCCCCGGCCAGGCGCTCGATGAACAGGAACTGGCAAAACGCTTCGGCGTCTCGCGCACGCCGGTTCGCGAGGCGATCCGGCAACTCTCCGCCTCCGGGCTGGTGCAGGTCCGGCCGCATCGGGGTGCGTTCGTCGCGCTGCCGACTCGGGATCAGCTTCACGACATGTTCGAGGCGATGGCCGAGCTGGAAGCGCTGTGCGCCGGGTTTTCCGCTCGCAACATGACCACGGCCGAGCGCCACATGCTGGACGCGATCCACCAGGACCTGCGTGGGCTGGTGCATGAGGGCGATCCGCTGCGCTACCACGAGCGCAACGAAGCCTTTCACGGTGCGATCTACGTCGGCGCCCATAACGGCTATCTGGCCGAGATGACCGTGATGACCCGCAACCGCGTCGCGCCGTTCCGGCGCGCCCAGTTCCGCACGACCGGCCGTCTGGCCGAGTCGTGGCGGGAACACGACCTGGTCGTGCAGGCGATCCTGCGCGGCGACCGGCAGGCGGCGGCCGAGGCGATGCGCGCCCATCTCGGCTTCGTCCGCGATGCGTTCCGCAGCTATGCCGGGGCGGGCTGA